The genomic region TAGATGGATGCTGATAAGAGCAGTCAACGAAAGGACGGTTCACGGTTCTCTGTCGCCCGCTCAGTCCCACCGCTTCCGATCTCGCTTCCTTAATTATTTGTTGTGGTTAAATGGGAACCGAGCATTACATAATAACAAAAAGGGACCAAATAAAGGAGGAGCCTAATGTGAATAGGCCCCATAAATGTTCAGGAGGACAGGCGCGCGTGTGTCAtgttcgtcttcttctccgtGGCCGGTGGAATTAGCCGATATCCTCGGGGGAAAGCTGACCAAGCAGCAGGCAACAGCATGTGGGGCTTGGCCGGGCTTTGTCGGGAACGGAGAACGGAATTGATTAGGAATAGCGAATAATCCTCAAATGATGTACGCCATATAACACTGATAAACGTCAAAAAATCCCTCTGACCGCACAAAACGCCCCTTTTTCATTTAGAGCGTGTCCACCCTACCTCCCGCACAATGGCCCACTCACCACCCACTCAGGCAGATTTGGACATCTTGTCTCTCCTTACTTCTGACCAGTCTGCCCTCGGCACTCAATCATTTCAGTCCGCTCGCTTGAAACCCGCTCCACAGCCTGTCTcaggaaagaaaaagtcAATCCGTCGCAGAGACAGTCCCTTGGATGCTCTTATGATTAGTGCTGTGTTGGCGGGCAGTGGCCCCATTACTAGACATCATTTTGGCCATGGCCTCGGTATGTCGCTCTTCCCCGTCTTATCGGCGTTGTCCTAAGTCTCTCTATGTAATTCCGTACTGATGGGCAATCGACTGCTTAGCCAAACCGGGCTCATACTCTACTTGTGACGAATCACGCCCCTCCTCTCCTGCCGCCCCTCGAGTTATTATGAAATCAACCCAGGCGCCCCGGTCTGAAAGGCTTCGTATGGAGCACGAGGCAAGGGGTGCCTTCGAGAGAGACGCGGCCGATCGAAAGATTTCAGAAGACCAATCAGATATGACCAAAATTGAGTCTCAGCAAGCCCAGGCTACTTATGATCGGGCGGGGAAGGCTTTATCGCCGCCTACTTCGTCGGTCAAGGACCCTTCAAAGCGGAGGATGTCTATAGACCCAGTGCCACTTACTCAAACCCTTCGGCGTGCttcaacatcttcatccaactTTTTTCATCCACATGTGAATGCCGCTCCACAGGCCATCCCTGGACGAATACAGGTACGGTGCATGGCACGCACCCGTATTCCTTCGCCTCATGGAGAACTCTTTCTGCATCTTTATCACAATTCGCACGATGCCAAAGAACACCTTGCGATTTTGTTGGACCCGATACAATTGGATGCTGATGTGCGAGCCGCCGCCCCAAATTCCAGGAAAGAAATCAGAAGTAAGAGTCTTGACGCGGTCTGGCGGGATGGGGAAACGGAAATGGAGAGGATAGTGAGAGGAGCTTACACGGGACGACTGAAAGCCGGTGCGACTGTATCTGATAACGGCGAACCTGTGCCTTCGGGAATTGTAGGTGTGGAAGATATCAAGCCACTTGTGCGCATTCATTCGGAATGTTTCACTGGTGAAACGATAGGTTCCATGCGTTGTGACTGTGGCGAGCAATTGGATGAAGCGATCCATCAAATTGCCGAATCTCAGCGTATCCCCGTACCCTTGGTCACTCCCAATTCTTACCCTGCAAATTCGCTCTCTACGTCAGCAACTTTTCATCCAGAAGCGTCAGCTTATACTCACGTTCCTGGCCGAGGTGTTGTTATTTACTTGCGCCAGGAAGGCCGTGGCATTGGACTGTTGGAGAAAATCAGGGCGTACAACCTTCAAGACTTGGGGCATGACACTGTCACTGCCAATCTCATGTTAGGTCATGGCGCAGATGAGCGCAAATACGATATTGCTGCAGAAATTCTTCGTGATCTTGGACTCGCTGAGGAAGGTGTTCGTCTTCTTACAAATAACCCTGAAAAGGTTCGTGGTCTTGCAAGTGAGGGGATAAAAGTAGTAGAAAGGGTCGGCATGACGCCCAGGAGCTGGCAGTGTGGAGACGACCATTTGCTTGAAAATAAAGACGGAACtaaggaagagaaagagtaTGAGGattggaggatgagaagagCTGGTGTAGGGTTGATTGGAGCGGGTATGGCTAGTGGACCAGAACTGGAAAAGTATCTGAGGACTAAAGTGGAGAGAATGGGGCACAGTAAGCCAGTCATAATATGTATTGAGGTGGAAGCTAATAAGACCATATAGTAATCGATATACCCAAAAACAACTAACTAACAGAACTCCTTGAAATGGGTTTTGTCGCTACATGATTGATGGTTTGTTGTACAGCATAATCATATGCATCTTGACAGCATCTATTTGTGCATATTGTCCGTCATTGCTGCAATTTGGTTGAAAGAGAAGCAATGCATCACTTGGCACAAATATCTTTCTTAAAGACGATAATTTACGTTTCTACTTTGCTGtaagaaaaaaaaagcagGCAACCTCACACGGAGCCCCTCCCCGTCGAAAAACCATAACGCTCACTGACGGACCTCGCCATGATGTCCTTAACAGGTCCAAGCAGCCGAGTAAAGGCTTGCTCACCAAGGGCGGCGACACGCAACTTGTCGGGCCCTGCAGCTCGTATAGTAGCTGCTCGTTTCCTACGATTGAGGAGAGCAAGTTCTGTGCAACATGTGTCAGCCGACTTCCATACCATGAGGCGAGCGGCTCCGCGTGTGATGATGGTTGACTTACCACCAAAGTACTCTCCCTGGCCTAAATTCTTCACAACGGATTCATTTCCATCCTCGTCAGTCTTAATGGCCACTGCATTACCACTCTCGATAAGGAAAAACTCTTCGCCTGCATCGCCCTGACGAATGacgtcttctccttcgtTGTATGTACGAGATTCAAGAACATCCGCAATCTTGGCACGTTCTTGGGGTTGAAGGGAAGCCAGGATGGGGACTTCGGAGAGGAACGATTCATATAGGCGGCGCTTACGAGAAGTGTGCTGATCATTCATCAGTTTGGTATTTCGGGCTAAACGGGGAATATCCCTTACGTCGAGGAGAATTGTGCGGAAAGAGACTCGATCCAGAGCCCATAGAGTACATGGAGTGACAGAAATTATCGAAGCAGCTCGAGGAGCACTGTTCGGCTGATTAGAAAGATGAATGGTTGAAAAATGAAGGTATACTAACTTGTGCATCAACGCTAACTCCCCAAACGAGCTCCCCTCGGAACACTCGGCAACTTTCATGCCCAACCCTGGTCTGTCTCCCTTTTCCGGATCGAGTATCTGTCCTTCCCTTTTGATAAACACATCCAACTTTCCACTCTCAACGATGTAAAAGAAGTCACCCGCAGCACCTTGCTCGATGACCATTTGACCAGCGTTCGCCTtcacttccttcatagctgCGAGAACGTCCGCCTCCtgttcatcatcaaggtTACGGAAAAGGAAGTTTGGCTTGATAGCTTGGCGAATACGGGCCAGTTGTTCTTCAGATTTAGGAAATACAGGAGTGCCCGAGTTAATGTTAGGCGTAgcttcgtcctcttccatcgTGGTCTCCAAACCGCTTGTAGGCCCGTAAGCTCTGCGGCTAGTTGGTACCAAGGACTCAGCAGAAACAGACGTTCTCCGACCTAGAGCGTACGAAGGGATGGGCGGATCATCATGAGTTCCGTGCGAATGAGATGTGTCGCCGAAGGGCGAATTGCCAAATGGCATACCGCCTCCTTCACTAAAGGGACTGCGGTCATCAGTACGAATAACGCCAGAAGAGGCACCAAAAGGTGTGGAAAACAGTGGATGGTCTGCGAGATTAGAACCTGTCGGAACGGTGGCTCTGCGAGCTGTGGGGCCGAAAGGCGAGTCGGAGGGACCCATCTcggagaagggagagagggCGTGTGGCGGAAGACTACCAATGTTGGTAGTGTTGAAGGCCAGATTGCCAGGAGAGGCTTGCCTTGTGGATGCGTGGGAACCTTGTCGCTACCGGATTGGAGTAAGCTAAATAGTGCAACGACACATGTGGGCTTACGAACCTCTTGACGGAGCTTGTGCTGGAACCAGTCTGCACCCCACTGAAGGGCATCTGTGGGATTATCGAGGGCAATGTCCCTGTTCAGTTCATTGAGTATATCGGTCCAGGAGGACATGATGTATGGTCTCCTTTGTTGAACATATGTATGTATAAAGGTGGAGTAGAGCGCTGCTGGGGAATGAGGCAGGAGGGAGATCGCCCGCCTCCCTGTGGCCCGATCCGTGCGGGGCGTTCTTTAGTCATCCATGGGACTATTAGTCTTTGGTTAGCCGCTTCGGTACTATTCTAATGAGTAGGTGGATGATTACAAACTGTATATAAATAAAAGATAAGGGCCCATATTTCATCTCAATTCCGATTTTACTACTACTAATTATTTATGCGCGTGCGCGCTCAGACCAGCAAGTCATCTCGACAGCAACAAGGAACATGATGGTCGTGTGGTATAGTCCTTCAGTAAAGTAGTGCGCATTGCTTCAACACACTGTCTTCCAGTAGCTACCTAGAACCATGCCCTTGGGCCCTGCAGCGTCTCCGGAAGACACGGATGACCAAATCGCCCAGCTTATACAGCACATAGACATACATTACGATGACGACACCCATGAAGCTCAAAGCGGCCCTCCTAATCCAACAGCAAGGCAAGATGAGCAACAACTAGTCAATATGCCCATCAGCCTTGCCGAGAACGTCGAAGAACGACATTATATACCGGCGCTGCCAGTGGACGCGAAAGAAACGTCAGAAAATTGCCAACCACATGCGTAAGCGGCGATGCAATGCCAAGGAGGCTATAGAAGGGGCTGATGTAAAGCAGATTCGCTACAAGGACACAGGGCCTACTGCAGGAGGTGAATACTATCCTTGACCGTATATTTGGTGCGCCATCATCTACCTATCCTTTCAAACATGGCTGACAATCATTTCACAGAGATCGAGGAACTTCGGCATGCATCGCAAGGCGTCACCGATAACAAAGAACTCCTCGTCCGCATCGAACCCATAGtcatttccatctcctcttcgtTGGCATCACTCAAAGCCTCAATCGATAGTCTGAGACAAGATATATCCAACTACAAAGGTGATGCTTCTTTTCGTCTCAGCGCCGAACTGGAAGATCTTGAGGGAGAATACAAGAAGGCCGATGATAAACAAAGACGGCTCAAGCTGGAAATAAAAGAAAATCAGTGGTTACAAGAGTTTAAGACGTTGGTATCGAGCATTACAAATTCTGTATAGTAACTAAAAGCTAATTCTTGCACCAGGTCTGCCGATCAAGCTGATGCTTTGATGGAACCTCTGCAACAGAGCCTCGCCACTTGTCAGGTTGGTAAACACGACTTGATCGATATCGCACATTTTACTTTTTCCTTACTGTTCTCTTTCATTGCAGCAATTTCTCGAGCGACTACGTCGTTCCAGAAATCCAATACCAGATAAGTCATATTTTGAAGGACAACTCAGCGCTGAGGGACTTCAACATATTGTCAGCGACCATGACTCGCTGGTAATGTAGGTGCATTTAGTATGTATGACTGTATATCAGTTGACATGATGACTATTAAGGACATACATGCCTAGTACCGCCCGGACCATGAAAAAGCTAGATAAGGATCTTCATGAGAGGCGAATTGATAATGGAGCGGTACTGAGACGGTGGGTAGTGAAATGCTTGATCTGAATGGGTGTTAATCTTGGAACAATTCAGGTTCAATGATCTAAGCCAGAAATGGAGCTGCATCCAATATCAACTCACAGAGCTAGAGAAGCAATTCCAAGCTGCGGGTCGCCAAATAGGCCTGCGGGGAGACTTTTCGTCGGCAGACATGGGAGTTCTTACGGATGAAACGTCTTCAGCACAACAATCTGAGGTTGATAATCGTCAACCTTCCTGTAGCACAGATGGGAAAATTGTCTCTCATCCAGCTACCCCTTCTCGTGTATCACCTATTTCTGCCATTTCCTTTGGGAGATCGCCGGGGAAGCCACAGTCTGTCAAGTTGTCACATATCAACGATAGTTCGAAAGTTGGTATCCGTCGATCATTGGACAGTCAAGCTCCTGCCACCTTTAACTCCACAGTCACTGCTGGGAACCTTTTTGAGAAACCACGATGGAACTCTTCTCCTAAAGCTTTCGAAGTGAAAACACCTACAGCAGGTCATGCCCGTCTACCTGCTCACGCCTCGCGCCCTCTAAGTCCGACCCCCAGTAATACGTCATTGAcctccacatcctccaGGGTACATACCAGGACGTCAAGTCACAAAATCCAGAATATTGGGACCGCATATGGATTAGTATCCCCGCGAGGCGAAGTATCCGGTGCGAATCATACACATAATTCGCGATCGCCGCTTCCCGGGACATTGTCCTCCTCTAATAAAGGTCAATCTTACCTTGAGCATGCCCGGATGGGTCTCAAGGCTCCTGAACCAGGAATACCGCGCTCGTCTGGTACATTTTCCGCACTCCAGCCGCGGCGATCTTCGGGCATGTCTGCAGCCACGACCAGTGATCGTCAATACTCCCGTACGACCCGTAACGGTGCTCAGGTCTCACGGCCTGGTCACAGTCGCCCGCCGCCCTCATCATTCAATCCCTCTACTTCTACTCCACGTTCATCGTCTCGATTATCAACAGCGTCATATTCCAATTTCGACCACTCAGTGCTAACTCCATTCCGACCGAGCCATTGGGACGAGCTTGACAAAGATGTGCACAGGATTATAGTCGAGGAAGGTTTCCAAAATCATTTTACGGCGAGAGTGGACATGCCTTTGAAAAAGGGCCAGCGCATGGCTGAGGGCGAAGACTGGAAAGGAGAGTTCGTCTTCGGTGCCGGTCGGAAACCTACGCCGGTGAAGAGGATAGAGTTAAGCGGCAGAAAACCTGGTTTGGAAAAGCGTGTCAAAGTGATGGTAaaagaaggtggaagatggaTCGAACTGGCGGAGGTACTGAAAGACAGAAAGGATATGATAGAACTTCTGTCGCCGTGAACATTTTGGAAGAGATCTTATTACGTGTATAAGATTCTGTTGTATAACGAAATCGACACGATACCGACGAAACATCAATTTGAATATGATTCTTTTACAGAGACCCGCTTCATATCATCATGTCATCAGCTGCCCTCTAATTCATAACTCTTTGCGAAATTGTTCGGAGTGTCCTGTAGCCCCAACAGTTTCTAATGTGCATACCTCACTCCCATCCATAGATTAGGGCGCCGTGATGCGATTCCCTATTACGGGCTACTACACAACACCTTGAATTATTGGCTATGGTCAAGCGGAAACACCTGCGACTTACGTATTACTACATCCCCCCGCCCCTCGACGAACCGCTTGACCGCTTGTTGCTTGCTTTAATCGCTGATTGTCTTCAACATGAAAATGGTACAAAGTTCTACGGGTGGGCTCTTGGTGGTGTGATGTAAATGGGCATATTATCTGTTTGTTTTCTGAATAACCAATGGGTTCTTCTCTCGAGGAGAGTAAATCCTCGTGTACATGTGTGTCTTCTATGCCAAAGACAAGTAGTGCGTTGATACGGGTTAACAACACCGCCAGAGAATAAGATGTTATATCAACCACCGTTACATTAATTGCACCAGTTCTTGTTACAAAGAAGATCATAAATCAtaaaaaaggaaatgaaaCAAATGAAGTTGTTCGTTGGGTTGTAACGTAAAAATTAGTCATTGACGGAAGATTTAGAAATCAGTGCCATTTTGACATGACCTCCACCTTTTACGTTGATTCCCTTTGACACAAAACGAGTATTGCATGTATTTGTACCACATACATACTtaatcatcatcctcgaaCTTCATCTACTTTGAACACCCCACCTTACGTTTTTACAACACGCTAAAGATGAGGTTTATGCTTGGCGATCTTCCCGTCCTGTTCCCCTATGATCGGTATGTCATCTCTTACCACACCACAGCTGTCAACATCATACACGTAGCTACAGTAACTGACAACACCACACCTGCCTCAGGCTGTATCCTGGTCTGTACTTTGGCCAGTTCCAGAGCTTCCCAAGCTTACGTAGCCCATCATAGAGCAATACTCCTACATGGCTGATTTGAAAACCACTCTGGACGCAGGTGTAAGTCAGATTGCAACTTATTGGGAGTTCGAGAATATCCTTTGACACAGTGGCACGAATAGGGTCACTGTGTACTTGAAATGCCTTCGGGAACAGGAAAAACTGTATCCCTGCTATCTTTAATCATTGCCTATATGCAGGTAAGTATACAGCAGTTATTTGCCCGGATGACATCGACTCATATATCTCACTATATAGTTTTACCCTAATAAACGGAAGTTGATTTACTGCTCACGAACGGTTCCGGAAATAGAGAAAGCTTTAGCAGAACTGAAGCGATTGATGGCGTACCGTGCAGACATGGGAGCAAATGATGGTGATTTCAGAGGACTGGGGTTGACCAGCCGGCGGAATCTTTGTCTTCACCCGGAAGTGAGTGTCAAATGTATTTCCAATCGGCAAAACGCTCACAGTGTTTCCAGGTCAgtaaagagaaaaaaggcAAAGTAGTCGACTCGCGATGTAGAGATCTCACCTCGGCGTTCGCTTGCGAAAAGGGGAGGGCTGATCCGGGAAGTGTACCATTATGTAGTTTCCATGAGGTAAGTTTCCTCAGTGACTGACATTAGGGACTGACACATGTACCCAGGAATTGAACAATTATGAGCCTGGCAATCTTATTCCACCGGGTGTCTATACTCTGGATGATGTAAAAAAGTACGGTCAAGAAAAGGGTGTCTGTCCATATTTTACGATCAGAAGAATGGTGAGTAGAGTTCATAGTTCAATACTCCCGGGGCTAAATACCAGGCATGCAGTTGCCTTTCCTCGACGTTGTGATATACTCCTTCCATTATCTCCTGGATCCAAAGGTTGCAGAGCAGGTCTCCGCTGAAATGAGCAAAGAAAGCATTGTGGTATTTGACGAGGCGCACAACATTGGTAGGATCTATATTGAAACACGCGGACCAATACTTACATTTGTCAGATAATGTCTGTATCGAGTCCCTCTCCATCGACTTGACCAGGCCAATGTTGGATTCAGCGGCAAGAAGTGTTAATAAACTTAATGACAAGATTGCGGAAATCAAGGAGACTGATGCAAAGAAGCTAGAGGACGAATACGCGAAACTAGTCGAAGGCCTACAAGAAGCCAACGTGAGTGCGGAAGATGGGGACATGCTTGTCAGCCCGGTCCTATCAAAAGACATGGTGGACGAGGCCGTGCCTGGGAACATCCGAAAGGCAGAACATTTTATAGCTTTCCTTAAACGGTTTATTGAATATCTTAAGGTAATGATACCCTGGAACCAGCAAGCGGGGCTGACTTTCACAGACGAGGATGCGCGTGTTGCATGTCGTAGCAGAGACACCCCAATCATTCCTGGCTCATTTAAAAGAAATAACGTATATTGAGCAACGGCCTCTCAAGTGAGTGGTGATTTAGCTGACCTCGTACGAAATGTGGCTTATGTTACTCGCCCAGATTCGCCTCTGAGCGCCTTACTTCCTTGGTCCGCACATTGGAACTGACAAACTTGGAAGAACACTCTGCGCTGCAAAAGGTTGCCGGCTTTGGAACTCTTGTCGCCACTTACGAGAAAGGATTCCTGCTGATCCTTGAACCTTACGAAACCGAGCACGCCACAGTGCCTAACCCCATTTTTCACTTCACGTAAGTTTACCGTGAAGGACCATCAAAATAGTGCGCTGAATTTGCTACAGTTGTCTTGATCCATCGCTCGCCATAGCCCCCGTCTTTGACCGTTTCGCCTCAGTTGTCATCACTTCCGGTACAATATCTCCCCTCGACATGTACCCCAAAATGTTACAATTCCAACCAGTTATGGAACAATCGTATCCGATGACCCTCACCCGAAATGCTTTTTTACCAATGGTTATAACCCGTGGCAGTGATCAAGTCCCAATTTCTTCCAGGTTCGAAGTTAGAAACGATCCCGCAGTCGTACGAAATTTTGGAAGCATTTTGATTGAAATGGCTCGGACTGTCCCTGATGGAGTGGTGGCATTCTTTCCCAGTTATCTGTATATGGAATCTATTGTCTCAGCTTGGTATGACAtggtgaggatgatgtTTCTTATCATTTCACATTTGAAGACTGAAAGCACTGCATATAGGGCATCTTAAGTGAGGTGTGGAAACATAAGCTTTTGTTCGTGGAAACTCCAGACGCCATGGAAACAAGCATAGCGCTCAGAAATTATCGTGAGGCATGCAACAATGGAAGGGGTGCGGTCCTTCTCTCTGTGGCGCGAGGAAAAGTATCGGAAGGTATTGATTTCGACCAGTATGTAGACACCGTTGGGGCTAAAATGATAACTAACCTATTATCAGCAATTACGGGCGAGCTGTCATTATGTTTGGGTATGTTCAGAGCACAAAGTTCTGGTTCCTTGACTGACCATGTGTTTAGCATTCCCTATCAATACACGGAATCACGTATTCTCAAAGCTCGCCTGGAGTTCCTTCGAGATAATCATAGAATCCGAGA from Cryptococcus decagattii chromosome 3, complete sequence harbors:
- a CDS encoding GTP cyclohydrolase II, whose translation is MAHSPPTQADLDILSLLTSDQSALGTQSFQSARLKPAPQPVSGKKKSIRRRDSPLDALMISAVLAGSGPITRHHFGHGLAKPGSYSTCDESRPSSPAAPRVIMKSTQAPRSERLRMEHEARGAFERDAADRKISEDQSDMTKIESQQAQATYDRAGKALSPPTSSVKDPSKRRMSIDPVPLTQTLRRASTSSSNFFHPHVNAAPQAIPGRIQVRCMARTRIPSPHGELFLHLYHNSHDAKEHLAILLDPIQLDADVRAAAPNSRKEIRSKSLDAVWRDGETEMERIVRGAYTGRLKAGATVSDNGEPVPSGIVGVEDIKPLVRIHSECFTGETIGSMRCDCGEQLDEAIHQIAESQRIPVPLVTPNSYPANSLSTSATFHPEASAYTHVPGRGVVIYLRQEGRGIGLLEKIRAYNLQDLGHDTVTANLMLGHGADERKYDIAAEILRDLGLAEEGVRLLTNNPEKCGDDHLLENKDGTKEEKEYEDWRMRRAGVGLIGAGMASGPELEKYLRTKVERMGHIIDIPKNN